From Polaribacter butkevichii, a single genomic window includes:
- a CDS encoding COX15/CtaA family protein, with product MKSRFPKTVQIAIISVYLIFLAGAVVRMTGSGMGCPDWPKCFGYYIPPTAEEQITWKPNTEFKKGFIIIKDEALYVAEHTVKTDSEFKIDNWKKYTKHDYAKFNKYHSWTEYINRLSSVLAGFVFLFLIYGATKFWKTDKRVPLLAYTAFFLMLVEAWLGKTVVDTNLKPTIITIHMVIGLIIIALLLQLKFITSDKKKTYTYNSLFSKLLIVSAAFSLIQIAMGTQVRQFIDEQVKLYGFENKDYSLMNPSFKFYFHRSFTIAIVLINLALFYLNQAKKLGYKLVNWVVGLIFLETITGILMYYAEFPLGTQATHLLAGAILFGLQFYLWIQSRKAESSKQ from the coding sequence ATGAAAAGTAGATTTCCAAAAACTGTACAAATTGCTATCATATCTGTCTACTTAATTTTTTTAGCAGGTGCTGTTGTTAGAATGACTGGTTCTGGAATGGGCTGTCCCGATTGGCCTAAATGTTTTGGCTATTATATTCCGCCAACCGCAGAAGAACAAATTACCTGGAAACCAAATACCGAATTTAAAAAAGGATTTATCATTATTAAAGATGAAGCTTTATATGTTGCAGAACACACCGTTAAAACGGATTCTGAATTTAAAATTGATAATTGGAAAAAATATACCAAACACGATTACGCTAAATTTAATAAATACCACTCTTGGACAGAATACATTAACAGGTTAAGTTCTGTTTTAGCTGGTTTTGTTTTCTTATTCCTTATATACGGGGCCACAAAATTCTGGAAAACAGACAAACGCGTTCCGTTATTAGCTTACACAGCATTCTTTTTAATGTTGGTAGAAGCTTGGTTAGGAAAAACAGTGGTAGACACCAATTTAAAACCAACAATTATTACCATTCACATGGTAATAGGCTTAATTATTATTGCTCTTTTATTACAATTAAAATTTATTACTTCGGATAAAAAAAAGACCTACACTTACAATTCACTCTTTAGTAAATTACTAATTGTTTCTGCTGCTTTTTCTTTGATACAAATTGCAATGGGTACCCAAGTAAGACAATTTATAGACGAACAAGTAAAACTTTACGGTTTCGAAAACAAAGATTATAGTTTAATGAATCCGAGTTTTAAATTCTATTTTCACAGATCCTTTACCATAGCAATTGTACTAATTAATTTAGCTTTATTTTATCTAAATCAGGCAAAAAAACTAGGCTACAAACTTGTAAATTGGGTAGTTGGTTTAATTTTCTTAGAAACCATTACAGGTATTTTAATGTATTATGCAGAATTTCCTTTAGGCACACAAGCAACACATTTATTGGCGGGTGCTATTTTATTTGGATTGCAGTTTTACTTATGGATCCAAAGCAGAAAGGCAGAAAGTAGTAAGCAGTAA
- a CDS encoding ribonucleotide-diphosphate reductase subunit beta yields MEITHIIKRDSERTTFELEKIINAIEKAMLTVNNGSRNDAIAISNIVHGTLLERRLNEPDYTPTVEQVQDIVEYKLMDSPFHDVAKAYILYRDEQTRSRKPNIFEKRINLKPYDYPALGEYVDAIRHSYWIHTEFNYTSDIQDFKAILTDVEQNAIKNTMLAISQIEVAVKTFWGDIYKKMPKPEIGSVGATFAESEVRHHDAYSHLLEILGLNNEFKNLKKNPIIMKRVNYLEGALKNVNSEDNQEFSESIILFSLFIEHVSLFSQFLIIMAFNKHKNVLKGISNVVEATSKEEQIHGDFGIDLIKIIKEENPDWFDEGNNLLVQETCKEAFLSESKIIDWIFEKGELDFLPKNVIKEFIKNRFNNSLESIGISKVFDVDQVLLKETDWFDDEIIGTKHGDFFVKRSINYSKRTKSITSDDLF; encoded by the coding sequence GTGGAGATTACGCACATCATAAAAAGAGACTCTGAAAGAACCACTTTTGAGTTAGAGAAAATTATTAATGCTATTGAAAAAGCAATGCTTACTGTAAATAATGGCTCTAGAAACGACGCTATTGCAATTTCTAACATTGTACATGGTACTTTATTAGAAAGAAGGTTAAATGAACCCGATTATACACCCACGGTAGAACAGGTTCAGGATATTGTAGAGTATAAATTAATGGACAGCCCTTTTCATGATGTGGCAAAGGCGTACATTTTATATAGAGATGAACAAACAAGAAGTAGAAAGCCTAATATTTTTGAGAAAAGGATAAACTTAAAACCTTACGATTATCCTGCTTTAGGAGAATATGTAGATGCTATTAGACACTCTTATTGGATACATACAGAATTTAATTACACAAGCGATATACAAGATTTTAAAGCAATTCTTACTGATGTAGAGCAAAATGCTATAAAGAATACCATGTTAGCCATTTCTCAAATAGAAGTAGCTGTTAAAACTTTTTGGGGAGACATTTATAAAAAAATGCCGAAGCCAGAAATTGGTTCTGTTGGCGCAACATTTGCAGAGAGTGAAGTACGTCATCATGATGCGTATTCTCATTTATTAGAAATTTTAGGATTAAATAATGAGTTTAAAAACTTAAAGAAAAATCCTATTATAATGAAACGTGTTAACTATTTAGAAGGCGCGTTAAAAAATGTAAATAGTGAAGATAACCAAGAGTTTTCTGAATCTATCATTTTATTTTCTCTATTTATAGAGCACGTATCTTTATTTTCTCAGTTTTTAATTATCATGGCCTTTAATAAGCATAAAAATGTTTTAAAAGGTATTTCTAATGTGGTAGAAGCTACTTCTAAAGAAGAGCAAATTCATGGAGATTTTGGTATTGATCTTATTAAAATTATAAAAGAAGAAAACCCAGATTGGTTTGATGAAGGTAATAATTTATTGGTGCAAGAAACTTGTAAAGAAGCCTTTCTTTCTGAAAGTAAAATTATAGACTGGATTTTTGAAAAAGGAGAATTAGATTTTCTTCCTAAGAACGTTATTAAAGAGTTTATTAAAAATAGATTTAATAATTCTTTAGAGAGTATTGGTATATCAAAAGTATTTGATGTAGACCAAGTATTATTAAAAGAAACTGATTGGTTTGATGATGAAATTATTGGAACCAAACATGGTGATTTCTTTGTAAAAAGATCTATTAACTACAGTAAAAGAACTAAAAGTATAACTAGCGACGACCTATTTTAA
- a CDS encoding cold-shock protein: MKKGTVKFFNESKGFGFVTEDDSNTEYFVHVSGLIDEIREGDAVEFDLKEGRKGLNAVDVRVI; encoded by the coding sequence TTGAAAAAAGGAACAGTAAAATTCTTCAACGAATCTAAAGGATTTGGATTTGTAACAGAAGATGATTCAAACACAGAGTACTTTGTACATGTATCAGGATTAATTGACGAAATTAGAGAAGGTGACGCAGTAGAGTTCGACCTTAAAGAAGGTAGAAAAGGTTTAAATGCAGTAGACGTTAGAGTTATCTAA